The sequence AAGATGTTCTCTAAAGATATGTACATCATCGCTAAGTAATTACTTACGTTTAAAAACAATAATATGACCGACCTGCATGTGCGCAAGCGCATGCAGAGTCTTTTTACTTTTTTTTATTTTTGTCACAGACTGGAAGAATCATGTTTAAATTCATTGCTAAACGGATATTCGAAGCAATCCCAACATTACTGGTTCTCATTACGATATCCTTTTTCTTGATGCGCTTTGCGCCAGGTAACCCTTTCTCAAGTGAACGACCATTGCCTCCTGAGGTTATGGCAAACATAAATGCTAAGTACGGCCTAGATAAGCCAGTGCTTGAGCAGTACAGCACTTACCTGACTAACATCCTACAGGGTGATTTTGGACCATCATTTAAATATAAAGATTACACAGTAAATGAGTTGGTAGCTGACGCTCTGCCGGTTTCCGCTAAGATTGGCTTCTTCGCATTTATTTTCACCGTTATCATGGGGGTCACGGTCGGCACCATAGCCGCACTGCGGCAAAACACCTGGCTCGACTACTCGATAATGGCGACCGCTATGCTCGGGGTGGTGATGCCCTCATTTGTACTCGCGCCGGTATTGATTTACCTATTCTCAATTAACCTAGGTTGGTTCCCAGCAGGTGGCTGGCACAGCGGAGGTTGGGAGTACATAGTATTGCCTGTAATTGGCATGTCATTGCTATACGTTGCGACTTTTGCACGTATTACTCGTGGCTCAATGATTGAAACTCTAAACAGTAACTTCATCCGCACCGCTCGCGCGAAAGGATTGAGCTACCGTTACATCGTCTTTAA is a genomic window of Vibrio neonatus containing:
- the oppB gene encoding oligopeptide ABC transporter permease OppB, which translates into the protein MFKFIAKRIFEAIPTLLVLITISFFLMRFAPGNPFSSERPLPPEVMANINAKYGLDKPVLEQYSTYLTNILQGDFGPSFKYKDYTVNELVADALPVSAKIGFFAFIFTVIMGVTVGTIAALRQNTWLDYSIMATAMLGVVMPSFVLAPVLIYLFSINLGWFPAGGWHSGGWEYIVLPVIGMSLLYVATFARITRGSMIETLNSNFIRTARAKGLSYRYIVFKHALKPALLPVVSYMGPAFVGIITGSVVIETIFGLPGIGKLFVNAAFNRDYSLVMGITILIGFLFILFNAVVDILLAAIDPKIRF